In Amblyraja radiata isolate CabotCenter1 chromosome 10, sAmbRad1.1.pri, whole genome shotgun sequence, one DNA window encodes the following:
- the mrpl37 gene encoding 39S ribosomal protein L37, mitochondrial has translation MWSRASRVAVADLVPAYSDCRVLHVTAGRLVRAQRPKERPEAVEIPGLEPITFRDRMHFVPGLAEPKHPAWEREWVDPLHRRGPKYEEMPLYKERPCYTFHQRTKLLEGVKQALWLTKSKLIDGLPKQILSIAEDPAYRIENQDERVKAAISHARFWSAPEIRPKRARFCPVLMQDLLHLCRIQQPQFPTLGSRMLAENYRVSATWERETDIYRVCGLSGMLLSSKHPLPAMAGEEEILSTEKHTLPTFYPISPNIDLQLTNVYELLNDTGFRNGYPFPHAHTLYIMESSVIAKSFKPEPLRAKMIMFTFADALARAKMLYGEEPKVLHNPITVQCVATNGRQFQFLVFQLNTTDLQSNDGVKNLIWLDQDQFLYDYAKCLPIIKKKVIQVPDGLSGYCPETFSKFLALYLHGAV, from the exons ATGTGGAGCCGGGCTTCGCGCGTTGCAGTGGCGGACCTGGTGCCTGCGTACTCGGACTGCCGCGTCCTCCATGTCACCGCTGGCCGGTTGGTTCGGGCCCAGCGGCCGAAGGAGAGGCCGGAGGCCGTGGAGATCCCCGGGCTGGAGCCCATCACCTTCAGGGACAGGATGCATTTCGTGCCGGGCTTGGCTGAGCCCAAACATCCCGCCTGGGAACGCGAGTGGGTGGATCCCCTCCACCGGCGGGGCCCCAAGTACGAGGAGATGCCGCTGTACAAGGAGAGACCATGTTACACCTTCCACCAGAgaaccaaactgctggagg GTGTTAAACAAGCTCTTTGGCTGACCAAGTCTAAATTGATAGATGGCCTCCCTAAGCAGATATTAAGCATAGCTGAAGATCCTGCATATCGCATTGAAAATCAGGATGAGCGTGTTAAGGCAGCTATCAGCCATGCTCGCTTTTGGAGTGCTCCTGAAATTCGTCCCAAAAGAGCTCGGTTTTG CCCTGTGCTGATGCAGGACCTCCTACACTTGTGCAGAATCCAGCAGCCACAATTCCCCACCCTGGGAAGCAGGATGTTAGCTGAAAACTACCGCGTATCGGCAACATGGGAGAGAG AGACTGACATATACCGGGTATGTGGTTTGAGTGGAATGCTCCTGAGTAGTAAGCACCCTTTACCAGCAATGGCAGGAGAAGAAGAGATATTAAGCACAGAAAAGCATACCCTCCCAACGTTCTATCCTATTTCACCTAATATTGACCTGCAGCTTACCAATGTCTATGAATTACTTAATGACACAG GTTTCCGTAATGGGTACCCTTTTCCTCATGCTCACACCCTATATATTATGGAATCCTCCGTTATCGCAAAGTCATTCAAACCAGAACCATTGAGGGCCAAGATGATTATGTTCACATTTGCCGATGCACTGGCACGAGCCAAGATGTTATACGGT GAAGAACCAAAAGTGTTACACAATCCTATCACAGTACAATGTGTTGCCACAAATGGAAGGCAGTTCCAATTTCTGGTTTTCCAACTAAATACCACAGATCTACAATCAAATGATGGGGTGAAAAATTTAATTTGGTTGGATCAAGACCAGTTCCTGTATGACTATGCAAAGTGCCTCCCCATCATCAAAAAGAAAGTAATCCAG GTGCCTGATGGGCTGTCAGGATATTGTCCAGAGACATTCAGTAAATTCCTTGCCTTGTACTTGCATGGAGCTGTATAG